The following proteins are co-located in the Lacticaseibacillus paracasei subsp. paracasei genome:
- a CDS encoding GntR family transcriptional regulator, which yields MQLTIDFDSKIPLYTQIRDAIVSGIATGDLTNGTILPSIRALGNELGVNLHTVNKAYKELQREGFVEIQRGRGVVVHAHGSPNQAVAEVLRPALEKVVAEAVARHLDRDALHTMIDELYDDLKE from the coding sequence GTGCAACTGACAATCGATTTCGATTCTAAGATTCCGCTGTATACGCAGATTCGCGATGCTATCGTGAGTGGCATTGCCACTGGGGACTTGACGAATGGCACTATTTTGCCGTCTATCCGCGCGCTGGGCAATGAACTTGGGGTTAATCTGCATACGGTGAATAAAGCCTATAAGGAACTACAAAGGGAAGGTTTTGTTGAGATCCAGCGAGGTCGTGGTGTCGTTGTTCACGCGCATGGCTCCCCGAATCAAGCAGTGGCAGAGGTGCTGCGACCTGCCTTAGAAAAGGTTGTCGCGGAGGCAGTGGCCCGACATTTAGATCGGGATGCACTGCACACCATGATTGATGAACTTTATGATGATCTGAAGGAGTGA
- a CDS encoding DUF5808 domain-containing protein translates to MQAEMVILVVTWLILVAIQVVTPWLSRRNVLFGVVYARNSIWTTPAAKKLRRRYLAFSLTGAAILSVIGIGIAAAMHFAATALAWIQIAAFLLSISLNYALIVAAHRKSLQLLKEMGNQQELTQSKVTVDLNKLKPQTLVPAAYGLVLVPQFFLALVLGFQQTSADSWVIILALAVETLTVLGAFYLSRRARGAVRGNPDAEPRAGKVRNSVLYYLLFTGFLSQSLLVLQLMLPNMSAEGQWWFVIITLTLTLLSVSFLPLVYILGTRRLTAKGSVLNDNQHWVWGMFYYNPTDPALFVEKRLGIGFTLNMAKTMSWVILVGFLLIVAGIVIISFILD, encoded by the coding sequence ATGCAAGCAGAAATGGTGATTTTAGTTGTTACGTGGTTGATATTGGTTGCGATTCAGGTTGTCACACCATGGCTGTCACGGCGAAATGTTTTATTCGGCGTTGTATATGCCCGTAACAGCATTTGGACAACGCCAGCAGCTAAAAAATTACGCCGTCGTTATCTCGCCTTTTCATTAACAGGGGCGGCAATCCTTTCAGTGATTGGCATTGGGATTGCGGCCGCCATGCACTTTGCGGCGACTGCGCTTGCTTGGATTCAAATTGCTGCCTTTTTGCTTTCGATCAGTCTGAATTATGCCTTGATTGTGGCGGCACATCGGAAAAGTTTGCAACTCCTTAAAGAGATGGGGAATCAGCAGGAGCTTACCCAAAGCAAGGTGACTGTTGACCTGAATAAGCTCAAGCCCCAAACGCTGGTTCCGGCAGCCTATGGGCTCGTCTTGGTGCCGCAGTTCTTTTTAGCCCTTGTACTTGGTTTTCAGCAAACATCAGCAGATTCATGGGTCATAATTTTGGCGCTGGCGGTTGAAACGCTAACTGTGCTGGGTGCTTTTTATCTTTCCCGCAGAGCGCGCGGGGCAGTTCGCGGCAATCCGGATGCTGAACCGCGAGCTGGTAAGGTGCGCAATTCCGTTTTGTATTATCTGCTGTTCACAGGTTTTCTGAGTCAAAGCTTACTGGTTCTCCAACTCATGCTGCCGAATATGTCAGCTGAAGGTCAATGGTGGTTTGTGATCATCACACTAACCCTGACACTGCTCTCCGTCAGCTTTTTGCCGTTGGTGTATATTCTGGGGACTCGCCGACTTACGGCCAAAGGATCTGTGTTGAATGATAATCAGCATTGGGTCTGGGGGATGTTTTACTATAATCCAACTGATCCGGCGCTCTTTGTTGAAAAACGGTTGGGGATTGGGTTCACGCTCAATATGGCCAAAACGATGAGTTGGGTGATCCTTGTCGGTTTTCTATTGATCGTCGCGGGTATTGTCATCATTTCTTTTATACTTGATTGA
- a CDS encoding YhfC family intramembrane metalloprotease: MDKVVNNSPVSQFTVNMMGVEMLLCFALPIILLIWVILRYSKPQKGAVKVFFIGMGVFFLFAGVLEGPFRGIAKDFQHVPFLYALYGALLAGVFEEVGRYLGLKFINKRIPTKAATPETPFLYGLGHGGLEMILIGSLTMFSNFMFAMLINGGKVNEMLEKVPASSRSVLNTQVKQLMATTGWTISLSLMERLLALAVQIALSVVVWIIIMKRMRWFWLLLPIGLHAFIDFPAALTQVGALNGAVEEVLLVVQTILVLAFTYWFWRQNRQVMTRTAKTA; this comes from the coding sequence ATGGATAAAGTTGTGAATAACAGCCCTGTCAGCCAATTCACGGTTAACATGATGGGCGTTGAGATGCTACTTTGTTTTGCCTTACCGATTATTTTGTTAATCTGGGTGATTCTGCGTTACAGCAAGCCCCAAAAAGGTGCTGTTAAGGTTTTCTTTATTGGCATGGGCGTTTTTTTCCTGTTCGCTGGTGTATTGGAAGGACCCTTCCGCGGCATCGCTAAAGATTTCCAACATGTGCCGTTTCTATATGCGTTGTATGGCGCGCTGTTAGCTGGTGTTTTTGAAGAGGTTGGCCGTTATCTAGGACTTAAGTTTATTAATAAACGCATACCAACCAAGGCGGCGACACCCGAAACACCATTCCTATACGGATTAGGTCATGGCGGGCTTGAAATGATTCTGATTGGCAGCCTGACCATGTTCAGCAACTTTATGTTTGCAATGCTGATTAATGGCGGCAAAGTAAACGAAATGCTTGAAAAGGTACCCGCTAGCTCGCGTTCGGTGCTCAATACGCAAGTGAAACAATTGATGGCAACGACGGGCTGGACGATTTCGTTATCCTTGATGGAACGACTACTCGCCTTGGCGGTTCAGATCGCATTATCCGTGGTTGTGTGGATCATCATTATGAAACGCATGCGCTGGTTCTGGCTATTGTTGCCAATCGGCTTACATGCCTTTATCGACTTTCCGGCGGCACTGACGCAGGTTGGTGCGCTGAACGGTGCGGTTGAAGAAGTCCTACTAGTTGTTCAGACAATTTTAGTCTTGGCCTTTACGTATTGGTTCTGGCGTCAAAATCGTCAGGTGATGACGAGAACGGCGAAGACGGCATAG